A genomic region of Salinibacter pepae contains the following coding sequences:
- a CDS encoding DUF3098 domain-containing protein, whose translation MPQSSRRRNQSGTLVFANWNYVLLLIGVALIVVGFTAMYLEGQYLGFISLYVSPVLIIGGYAEIIYALLWAPDEQSASEEQ comes from the coding sequence ATGCCCCAGTCCTCTCGGCGCCGGAATCAATCCGGGACGCTTGTCTTCGCGAACTGGAACTACGTCCTTCTTCTGATCGGCGTAGCGCTCATCGTGGTGGGCTTTACGGCCATGTACCTTGAGGGGCAGTACCTGGGCTTCATTTCCCTCTACGTCTCCCCGGTCCTCATCATTGGCGGATACGCCGAGATCATCTACGCGCTTCTGTGGGCTCCCGATGAGCAGTCCGCGTCGGAGGAGCAGTAG
- the dacB gene encoding D-alanyl-D-alanine carboxypeptidase/D-alanyl-D-alanine endopeptidase: MYRRCVLVAGILLAVVALPTEAVAQPLPARIDSLLQERRAAHAFWGVSIYDLEGDSLLYERNGERGFLPASNQKLFTTAAALDLLGPEHRYETTLSFDGTTRDSVMRGDLRLVGSGDPTFGSTALERTDPLRNWAERLAEMGVRRIEGRLIGDDQAFLNGFYPDGWSVSYLTRQKGQQMGVRAGGLSYRDNTVPVTVRATTPGTPPEVRIQPEGVLSVKNEAVTSERWRGSTLLINRTFSTNRIVLTGSVARSYGGVRNVPVSDPTAFALRIFRERLREAGIETDLELVNAEAVDASSGGGKPLFVYVSPLLSEIVTEINKRSNNFYAEQVLRTYGWGGSTRGGIQRTESFLRRAGINTRPLSLNDGSGLSRKNLVTPRALQAVLAHMNDHAAGDVFRASIPRGGERGTTLSTRLGRTDVRAKTGSLAFVRGLSGYVERPDGGRVAFALFANNYTGPSYQITHTMDDIVRLLTAPPS, encoded by the coding sequence ATGTACCGCCGGTGCGTTCTCGTCGCGGGAATCCTGCTCGCCGTGGTGGCCCTGCCGACAGAAGCCGTGGCGCAGCCCCTCCCGGCCCGCATCGATTCGCTGCTTCAGGAGCGCCGCGCCGCCCACGCGTTTTGGGGCGTCAGCATTTACGACCTCGAGGGCGACAGCCTCCTGTACGAGCGGAACGGGGAGCGCGGCTTTCTGCCGGCGTCCAACCAGAAGCTGTTCACCACGGCCGCGGCGCTCGATCTGCTCGGGCCGGAGCACCGGTACGAGACGACGCTTTCTTTTGACGGAACGACGCGGGACTCGGTGATGCGGGGCGATTTGCGGCTCGTCGGATCCGGGGACCCGACGTTCGGAAGCACCGCCCTGGAGCGCACGGACCCCCTCCGCAACTGGGCGGAGCGATTGGCCGAGATGGGGGTCCGTCGGATTGAGGGGCGCCTCATTGGGGACGATCAGGCGTTCCTGAATGGGTTCTATCCGGACGGCTGGAGCGTGAGCTACCTGACCCGGCAGAAGGGCCAGCAGATGGGCGTCCGCGCCGGGGGGCTCAGCTACCGGGACAACACGGTGCCCGTCACGGTTCGGGCGACGACGCCGGGAACGCCGCCCGAGGTGCGCATTCAACCCGAGGGGGTGCTCTCGGTGAAAAACGAGGCCGTCACGAGCGAGCGGTGGCGGGGGAGCACGCTGCTCATCAACCGCACCTTTTCGACGAACAGGATCGTGCTGACCGGATCGGTGGCGCGGTCCTACGGTGGGGTGCGCAACGTGCCGGTCAGCGACCCGACGGCCTTTGCGCTCCGCATCTTCCGGGAGCGTCTTCGGGAGGCCGGCATCGAGACGGATCTGGAGCTCGTCAATGCGGAGGCGGTCGATGCCTCGTCCGGGGGGGGCAAGCCCCTGTTCGTGTACGTCTCGCCGCTGTTGTCCGAGATCGTCACCGAGATCAACAAGCGCAGCAACAACTTCTACGCGGAGCAGGTCCTTCGGACGTACGGATGGGGGGGCTCCACACGGGGGGGCATTCAGCGCACGGAGTCGTTTCTGCGGCGGGCCGGCATCAACACGCGGCCGCTCTCCCTCAACGACGGGTCGGGGCTGTCCCGCAAAAACCTCGTCACGCCCCGGGCCCTCCAGGCGGTTCTCGCCCACATGAACGACCACGCGGCCGGCGATGTCTTTCGGGCGTCGATTCCGCGCGGGGGCGAGCGTGGCACGACCCTCAGCACACGCCTGGGACGAACGGACGTGCGGGCCAAGACCGGATCGCTCGCCTTCGTGCGGGGGCTGAGCGGGTACGTCGAGCGTCCGGACGGGGGGCGTGTGGCCTTTGCCCTGTTCGCCAACAACTACACCGGGCCGTCCTACCAGATCACCCACACCATGGACGACATCGTCCGGTTGCTAACCGCCCCTCCATCTTAA
- the mreD gene encoding rod shape-determining protein MreD — MSRSARRLLAAVGVFGLQWLIVGRLRIYGAYPDAVLLFLGWYALREGRRRGTLAGAGLGLALDVAYGTWGIHMFVKALIGFLVGRFAVEEHTPLIIRPQQALLGSLVVALLHNGLFVALVALQTQATTGVLLYGLWLGSAGYTAAVGGIVALFAR, encoded by the coding sequence ATGTCACGTTCTGCCCGTCGACTTCTTGCTGCGGTTGGGGTGTTTGGGTTGCAGTGGCTCATCGTGGGCCGCCTGCGGATCTACGGGGCCTACCCCGACGCCGTGCTTCTCTTCCTCGGGTGGTACGCGCTGCGGGAGGGGCGCCGGCGCGGCACGCTGGCGGGGGCGGGGCTGGGCCTGGCCCTGGACGTGGCCTACGGCACGTGGGGAATCCACATGTTCGTGAAGGCCCTGATTGGGTTTCTGGTGGGCCGGTTTGCGGTGGAGGAGCACACGCCCCTCATTATCCGGCCGCAGCAGGCCCTCCTCGGAAGTCTCGTGGTGGCCCTGTTGCACAACGGACTGTTCGTTGCGCTCGTCGCGCTGCAGACGCAGGCCACGACGGGCGTTTTGCTGTACGGCCTGTGGCTGGGCTCGGCCGGCTACACGGCCGCCGTCGGCGGCATTGTGGCGCTGTTTGCCCGGTAG